In Festucalex cinctus isolate MCC-2025b chromosome 5, RoL_Fcin_1.0, whole genome shotgun sequence, a single genomic region encodes these proteins:
- the cabp7a gene encoding calcium-binding protein 7 isoform X2 — translation MTHTHCFCKKKLQLPSEIREAFKVFDRDGNGFISKQELGMAMRSLGYMPNEVELEVIIQRLDMDGDGQVDFEEFVTLLGPKLTAAAMPDKFNGTDFDSVFWKCDMQKLTVEELKRLLYDTFCDHLSMKDIENIIMTEENHIENPEDCQVDIDSSSPTQQVKQTCVRKSLICAFAIAFIISVMLIAANQVLRSGMK, via the exons AGATCCGCGAGGCGTTCAAAGTGTTCGACCGCGACGGCAACGGCTTCATCTCCAAGCAGGAGCTGGGCATGGCCATGCGCTCCCTCGGGTACATGCCCAACGAGGTCGAGCTGGAGGTCATCATACAGCGGCTCGACATGGACG GTGACGGCCAGGTGGACTTTGAGGAGTTTGTCACGCTGCTCGGTCCCAAGTTGACGGCGGCCGCCATGCCCGACAAGTTCAACGGAACCGACTTTGACTCCGTTTTCTGGAAg TGCGACATGCAGAAGCTGACGGTGGAGGAGCTGAAGCGTCTGCTGTACGACACCTTCTGCGACCACCTGTCCATGAAGGACATCGAGAACATCATCATGACCGAGGAGAACCACATCGAGAACCCCGAGGACTGCCAGGTGGATATCGACA GTTCCAGCCCGACGCAGCAGGTCAAGCAGACGTGCGTGCGCAAAAGCCTGATCTGCGCCTTCGCCATCGCCTTCATCATCAGCGTCATGCTGATCGCCGCCAATCAGGTGCTGCGCAGCGGCATGAAATAG
- the LOC144019418 gene encoding transmembrane protein 17A has translation MRVCASECVCVCVCECAMPVFFSPVPDNVGVGPACAGILHVRTERRDLSPSPSGSRSGSACNELACSVVLQMLIYFNMFYFPCWCFSSICMLEVKFAYLPGYYQGLEISGIVLVSIVEILRLYLGYFGNLHENVSSLCFFCVLTPSFQLPVLLFLVTDQGALILPLERAVHLLLLAAALAQMAAAALALRAMTRKLTLLFHLRQLAKVDSFGVGHAAAPALGLGVAYRRVTVT, from the exons atgcgtgtgtgtgcaagcgagtgtgtgtgtgtgtgtgtgtgtgagtgtgcgaTGCCCGTGTTCTTCTCGCCGGTTCCCGACAACGTCGGCGTGGGCCCGGCCTGCGCGGGAATTTTGCACGTCCGCACAGAGCGCCGTGACCTTTCACCTTCGCCTTCAGGTTCACGTTCAG GGTCAGCATGCAACGAGTTGGCGTGCAGCGTGGTTCTGCAGATGTTGATTTACTTCAACATGTTTTATTTCCCCTGTTGGTGCTTTTCGTCCATCTGCATGCTGGAAGTCAAG tttGCGTACCTCCCAGGATACTATCAAGGTCTGGAGATCAGCGGAATCGTACTCGTCAGCATCGTAGAAATTCTCCGACTGTATCTGGGCTACTTTGGAAACCTCCACGAGAAC GTGTCGTCGCTGTGCTTCTTCTGCGTGCTGACGCCGTCATTCCAGCTGCCGGTGCTGCTGTTCCTGGTGACGGACCAGGGGGCGCTCATCCTCCCGCTGGAGCGCGCCGTCCACCTCCTGCTGCTGGCCGCCGCGCTGGCCCAGATGGCGGCAGCCGCGTTGGCGCTGCGCGCCATGACCCGGAAGCTGACGCTGCTCTTCCACCTGCGCCAGCTGGCCAAGGTGGACAGCTTCGGAGTCGGGCACGCCGCCGCGCCCGCCCTAGGCCTGGGCGTGGCGTACCGACGGGTCACCGTTACCTAG